A genomic window from Chloroflexota bacterium includes:
- a CDS encoding TIGR03663 family protein codes for MQKNAAETRQTWDIPLLMLLQWNWEKAAYVVLIVVALVARFYGLGWRSMSHDESLHALYSWHLYDGRGYEHNPMMHGPFLFHINALFYFLFGVNDATARMSTALAGTLLVALVWYLRPWLGRIGALAAAVMMTISPALLYYSRYIRHDILIALWEMVLLIAVFRYLQSRQTRWLYLTAAALSFTYAIKEVAFIYVIILAGFLVVSLLWHFLREEWARPGYRSLFVLLFAGGGGGTVGGLYGAIKAEPGQISPLIGAFAVGVVLLVGAIYVLLVGLGKRARAYPEMDVLVWVVTLSLPLFSPFLIKLLGWNPTDYSSTGIARSGSVLLVMFLVSVAIGWGWSRQRWLAGAALFYAIFVLLFTTFFTNGKGFATGIIGSLGYWLAQQEVQRGGQPWYYYFLIVPLYEFLPLLLSIGGTIAFLVRRGRRAGPDQESRPVSEARRRREKPADEPQRSVPLIPYLIWWVVLTWAAYTWAGEKMPWLAVHFAFPMALLGGWFVGWLWKRADWPALRSRGGIGLAIALPVLIFALGPLSDFLRRVMTGQAFEDKTIEGLSATTQGIAALVIAVIVVYLAWGYVERLGGRQSLLVAGGVLLIGMTLWTVRVTWMLNYINYDLVNEMLVYAHGTPDVKFVMNEIEMISRRTVGDKQIVVAYDDDSTWPLEWYLREYPNKRFYGANPTRDALDAPVVIVGSKNEDKAKPFLGRKYLRYKYRLVWWPREDYKGLTGERILGALRDPERRQKLKDIVLYRKWDTPLNAWPYVHYFYLYVRRDIASQIWNFGAGPVETAAVIDPYEKGFREVAAIRQIGSTGVPGNAAGQFKTPRGVAIAPDGRIVVADSGNHRIQVFDPQGNYLTGWGSECRLYEEGQPGCVDPDGDGPLQLGDGQFQEPWGVAVDRDGNVYVADTWNHRIQKFTLEGKFLTKWGFFASTDGQLGQPVAMWGPRAIAIDSNGDVYVTDTGNKRVQKFDPQGNFLAQYGGGGVIEGYFDEPVGLAVDAQDNFYVADTWNRRIQKFDATFTFLKEWPIHGWESESIVNKPYLAVDSSAGLVYATDPEGYRVLVFDTEGNFRATFGQYGSDAQSFALPNGIAVDAAGNVYVADADNHRILVFPRVQ; via the coding sequence ATGCAGAAGAACGCGGCAGAGACACGCCAAACATGGGATATCCCGCTGCTGATGTTGCTCCAGTGGAACTGGGAGAAGGCGGCTTATGTCGTCCTGATCGTGGTGGCCCTGGTAGCCCGCTTCTACGGGCTGGGCTGGCGATCCATGAGCCACGATGAGAGCCTGCACGCGCTGTACTCATGGCATTTGTACGACGGACGGGGCTACGAACACAACCCGATGATGCACGGCCCGTTCCTGTTCCACATCAACGCCCTGTTCTACTTCCTGTTTGGCGTGAACGATGCCACAGCGCGCATGTCCACGGCGCTGGCGGGGACCCTGCTGGTGGCGCTGGTCTGGTATCTGCGGCCCTGGCTGGGGCGCATCGGAGCGCTGGCGGCTGCGGTCATGATGACCATCTCCCCCGCGCTGCTGTACTACTCCCGCTACATCCGCCACGACATCCTGATCGCCCTGTGGGAGATGGTGTTACTCATCGCCGTCTTCCGCTATTTGCAGAGCCGGCAGACGCGCTGGCTCTATCTCACCGCGGCGGCCCTCTCCTTCACCTACGCCATCAAGGAGGTGGCCTTCATCTACGTGATCATCCTGGCCGGCTTCCTGGTGGTATCCCTGCTATGGCACTTCCTGCGGGAGGAGTGGGCGCGTCCGGGCTACCGAAGCCTCTTCGTGCTGCTGTTCGCGGGCGGCGGTGGCGGGACCGTCGGCGGGCTGTACGGGGCGATCAAGGCGGAGCCCGGCCAGATCTCGCCGCTCATCGGCGCCTTCGCCGTCGGCGTCGTGCTGCTCGTCGGGGCGATCTACGTCCTGCTCGTCGGGCTGGGGAAGCGAGCACGCGCCTATCCGGAAATGGACGTCCTGGTATGGGTCGTCACGCTCTCCCTGCCCCTCTTCAGCCCCTTCCTGATCAAGCTACTGGGGTGGAACCCGACCGACTACTCCTCCACCGGCATCGCGCGCTCGGGCAGCGTCCTGCTGGTGATGTTTCTGGTCAGCGTCGCCATCGGATGGGGATGGTCACGCCAACGCTGGCTGGCAGGAGCCGCCCTGTTCTACGCCATCTTCGTGCTGTTGTTCACCACGTTCTTCACCAACGGCAAGGGGTTCGCCACGGGGATCATCGGGAGCCTGGGGTACTGGCTGGCCCAGCAGGAGGTACAACGGGGAGGCCAGCCCTGGTACTATTACTTCCTCATCGTCCCTCTCTACGAGTTCCTGCCGTTGCTGCTCAGCATAGGCGGGACGATCGCCTTCCTGGTGCGGCGAGGGCGCCGCGCGGGCCCGGACCAGGAGAGCCGCCCCGTCAGTGAGGCTCGTCGCCGACGGGAGAAGCCCGCCGATGAGCCCCAACGGTCGGTGCCGTTGATCCCCTACCTGATCTGGTGGGTGGTCCTGACCTGGGCCGCGTACACCTGGGCGGGCGAGAAGATGCCCTGGCTGGCGGTGCACTTCGCCTTCCCCATGGCGTTGCTGGGGGGCTGGTTCGTGGGCTGGCTGTGGAAGAGGGCGGACTGGCCGGCCCTGCGCTCGCGCGGTGGGATCGGCCTGGCCATCGCCCTGCCCGTGCTGATCTTTGCGCTGGGCCCCCTGAGCGACTTCCTGCGCCGGGTGATGACCGGACAGGCCTTCGAGGACAAGACGATCGAGGGGCTGAGCGCGACCACGCAAGGGATCGCCGCGCTGGTGATCGCGGTGATCGTGGTGTATCTGGCGTGGGGCTACGTAGAGCGCCTGGGAGGTCGACAGAGCCTGCTGGTGGCGGGCGGCGTGCTCCTCATCGGGATGACATTGTGGACCGTGCGGGTGACCTGGATGCTCAACTACATCAACTACGATCTGGTCAACGAGATGCTGGTCTACGCGCACGGCACGCCGGACGTCAAGTTCGTGATGAACGAGATCGAGATGATCTCCCGACGGACGGTAGGAGACAAGCAGATCGTCGTGGCCTATGACGATGATTCCACCTGGCCGCTGGAGTGGTACCTGCGAGAGTACCCCAACAAGCGCTTCTACGGGGCCAACCCGACCCGGGACGCGCTGGACGCGCCCGTGGTGATCGTGGGAAGCAAGAACGAGGACAAGGCGAAGCCGTTCCTGGGGCGAAAGTACCTGCGTTACAAGTATCGCCTGGTGTGGTGGCCTCGTGAGGACTATAAAGGGCTGACCGGGGAACGGATCCTGGGGGCGCTGCGGGATCCGGAGCGCCGACAAAAGCTGAAGGACATCGTGCTGTATCGGAAGTGGGATACGCCGCTCAACGCGTGGCCTTATGTCCACTATTTCTACCTCTACGTGCGGCGCGACATCGCCTCCCAGATCTGGAATTTCGGCGCCGGCCCGGTGGAGACCGCCGCCGTGATCGACCCCTACGAGAAGGGGTTCCGGGAGGTGGCCGCCATCCGGCAGATCGGTTCCACGGGGGTGCCCGGCAACGCGGCGGGGCAATTCAAGACGCCGCGCGGGGTCGCCATCGCGCCGGACGGCCGCATCGTGGTGGCCGACAGCGGGAACCATCGCATCCAGGTGTTCGATCCCCAGGGAAATTACCTGACCGGATGGGGATCGGAGTGCCGTCTATATGAGGAGGGACAGCCGGGCTGTGTGGACCCGGACGGCGACGGGCCGCTCCAGCTGGGCGATGGGCAATTCCAGGAGCCATGGGGCGTGGCGGTGGACCGGGATGGCAACGTCTACGTGGCCGACACCTGGAACCACCGCATCCAGAAGTTCACCCTGGAGGGGAAGTTCCTGACCAAGTGGGGCTTCTTCGCCAGCACGGACGGACAGCTTGGCCAGCCGGTGGCGATGTGGGGGCCGCGCGCCATCGCCATCGACTCCAATGGGGATGTGTATGTGACCGACACGGGCAACAAGCGGGTGCAGAAGTTCGACCCGCAGGGGAATTTCCTGGCCCAGTACGGCGGCGGCGGTGTGATCGAGGGATACTTCGACGAGCCGGTGGGGCTGGCGGTGGATGCCCAGGATAACTTCTACGTAGCGGATACGTGGAATCGCCGCATCCAAAAGTTCGACGCCACGTTCACCTTCCTAAAGGAGTGGCCGATCCACGGATGGGAGAGCGAGTCGATCGTCAACAAGCCCTATCTCGCCGTGGATTCGTCCGCCGGCCTGGTATACGCCACGGACCCCGAGGGCTACCGGGTGTTGGTGTTCGACACGGAGGGCAACTTCCGGGCGACGTTCGGCCAATACGGATCTGACGCGCAATCCTTCGCCCTGCCCAATGGCATCGCGGTGGATGCGGCGGGCAATGTCTACGTGGCCGACGCCGACAATCACCGGATCCTGGTATTCCCGCGAGTCCAGTGA